The Apostichopus japonicus isolate 1M-3 chromosome 3, ASM3797524v1, whole genome shotgun sequence region tagttgtaccagaggtgattgtcttaaactccaaatgtcacaaagtaggattaatattcggcataactttttttctaatagggttgtgaatgagtggaacggtttgcctgagaaagttgtacttgcaagtagtgtcaatgggtttaagaatgctttggacaagcactttaagcattgtaatcgggtctgagtgtttgtgtcttcagttttcttttctctctcctatagggtccttggtGGGGatcccttttttctactaaactaaactaaactaacaatATTTCACTTATCAACCATTCCCTGGCTTAACAAAGACAACTGATcctccaaaaaacaaaaacaacaacgtTGTCTTTTCTTTGATAACAAATCTATTATCCCCCgcaggacctcttgcgaggtcgatCAGGGGTTAAACTTCTTTACTACTTTGGAgtggcggggtgggggggggggtggtgggtgtgAGCAAAATTGTTAAAGCCGAcgtatttgaatatttttcatcAGATAATCATAATTCAGTTTTATTCACATTAAGAGAGTAGGTATGCAACAATGGCATcgtcattttgttttcttcagctggttacattttgtttttttgtttctttgtactttgtttcttttcttttgtaatctattttaaatttgtaactgtcatttgtatttgttttgtgactGTTATACCTCCAGTGAGGTCAAACAGAGAGACAATAAACTGAACTAAAGTATACAAATTGTCGAGTATCCCCTTCGATAACTATTAATTAATACAAGGTGACCTAGTAAATTGCTCAATATAGTCTATACGACTTTCACTGAACTAAATGAGACCTCGATTGTGATTACATTTAGAGATCATCTAATAATGTCAATCTTTTCAGAATGTAGTCTTTTAACTACTCCTTTTAAGTAAGATCATTTAGTGAGAATCAATAACTTTAATACGTTAATGATAACATAAAGAAAtgtttgcattaggcctatttttttttttttacaaacaaataaacattgacATCAAAGTTGTATCAGCGTTTCAATCATCCGGttattttaaggtttttatttgtattttgcgTGATTTCTGTTTAGAATTAGCTGCAACAACTCTACAGTAGTGTAATGTCAAGAAAAACTTTCAACATTTACTATGCAGTGCAACATGTGAGCATCTGGCACTATATCAATTGGACATTTTAGTATGCTAATATTATGCTATGTTAGTAGCAAATTAATATAAACCACATTTTGCTATGCTAATAAGATGCTATGCTAATAGCAGTGtaatacaaacaatattttggTATGCTTTTAAGATGCTACGCTAATAGCAACATAATACGAACGACAATTTAGTATGCTATTAAGATGCCATTTTAATAGCAACGTAATGCGAACGACATTTAGTATGCTATTAAGATGCTATGTTAATAgcaatgtaatacaaacaacaTTTTGGTATGCTTTTAAGATGCTATGTTGATAGCAAAGTAACACAAACATTTTAGTATGCTATTAAGATGCTATGTTGATAGCAACATAATACAAACAACATTTAATATGCTACTAAGATGCTTTGCTAATGGCAACAATACGAACGACATCTTAGTATGCTTTTAAGATGCTCTTTGCTAACAGCAACATAATATAAACTTAGGCTACATGTGACTATTACGAAGAGTAATAACAATCATTTTCCTTTAAAACAGATGCAGTATTAATTAAACCAATAACTGATATTACTATAAAATGTAAGTGCTTTTTCTCTGTGAGATCTCCCACTATAAGGATATACCTGTTATATAATGTCATAATATTGAAGTCAACATAGGCATACGAGGCAGGGGAagacttccccctcccccccaaaaaaaaaattcagtggACTCAAATTCGGGCAACAGTTgttgaaaaattcgggcagcatcgggacaaacaataaaattcaatttagaattaaaaaaaaatcatatattgAGAAGGTTTTATTATTCCTGATTCTAGCCGGAATCGCTcccgaaaaaaaagaaagaaataaaacagagaagaatAAGAATGAGAATTGCTAAACATTTAAATCAGTTCCAAGCTTGACAGCGATAGCACTATTTTGCATCCAAGCCAGCTTACATAAATAGAAGTttcttacacccctcccccaggatggcatCCCTACTGCATGAGGTGACAAAGGATAGGATCCACCCCTTGCTGCCAACTATTCTAGGCAAGCCACTGCTTACAAATGACATTTGCAGTCAATCCTCCTCGCAACCGGCACCAGCATGCTTCCTGCAGTTTGTGTAGTAAGTTTCAAAATTTGGGCAATAAATTTCTGCCCCCTCAAACTGAGACGGTCCAGTATGCTTACGGTCCAAGCCAATATAGAACATTTGCTGATGATGAGATGATGAAGCATTATCAGTCCAATTTCTtcattgatgatgatggtggagAGTGATTCCTAATGACCGCTCTGAGGATCAGGCAGTTGATTCCAAAGAACAGAAGACTAGCCAGCCAAATATGTAGAAATGTATTCTGCCCTTGAAATTCCAGCAGATATGCAAAGTAAAGCCAGATTGCCTGAAGAAAGAAGTAGAAAAACAATAGCCATGTGAATTAAATTCTGGTTCATAAAGGACCAATAGATACTCCGAAAGGCTTAGGGGCCTTTCATTATTACAAAACTTACATACCATGATCAATACTCCAATTCCTAACCGATCGACACCACTTCACTATTTTAGTGTTTCATGGATTAAATCATCAGGACGTATTAATTGCACAAGtaaaaattgtttcttaaagcagcattttgtgtccttttctatggtttttctcaacctcactgattccacgatgccataaagacatacataactagcttatctatacAAATCTTACTTCagatggtggcataaaagtcgaaaaatttacaactttcaactttgtttttctcgaagatattttccgttgggatccaaataaaccttgcccataatatgaatatttaaaagcttcgaacgtcattggccaatacgtaatacaacaccatgcttgatttgtgtagattgtctatggtagttgtaccagggagctgttaagagtccagctcgctggttgtaccaagttaccaactcgacgttttgaatctatttttagcattgACTCATAACTAAatctgcatctctgattggttgaattcaaactagtgggttggggaaCTGTgtgcgattaatattaaatgtgtaatttgtcggtGGACACTTtcctcattatctgcaaatgtccatAATTACTCACtaattaacgcttttggcagggagAAAACTTGGcttatatcttagtttgctgtttgggattgatatatataaaaaacttgatggacttccacaaaacgcaaaatgctgctttaacaaaaatttgattattattatacaatttgcctcaaaattgtttgaaaaggaACTAGAAAGAAACTGATCACAAGAACATTTATGTGATTTTCTCGTCCAAATTAGACTACAAAGCAGTTTTGGTATTGAAACGGATAATAATAGCTGACTAGTTGACTAGAGAATTTACTCAATGGTGATTCCTAACAACACCGTGAATTTGTCCATCCACAGCAGCCTGCAAAAGTTGAACAGTCAACAACTTTTTAGACTGTGGGATCTATTTCAACACTATAGAACAATGATCCAatcattgaaatacaatatctcatcttGATTGTTAGCTGTCATTCGAAAATAGTTTGGAATCATTAGCCTGTTTATGAGGCCAGAACTCACACCTCGGTCGTCCCATCGATGTATCTCATTtgagaaaagtcacatttattgtAGAGATTGTGCTAAATTTGAATTCAAGTAAATATAAATGAGCAATGTGATATGACCCACTGCAAAACACTCTCTCTATTAGCTACATGGACTATTTATGTCCTAAGTAACCACACAATTTGATTTCTTCACTCATGTTCAGTAGCGTTGACTATCTGAAACTGTTTGCATACTTGCAACATATAATAAAAGGAAAGAATATCAAAAtctgttaatttttatttttccagAAATCAAGCAGCAACAATAACATGGAGATTTAGCAGGAATAACTCAACTCTTAACTCATCtagagcattgtggtcaagtggttaaggcagtggactggtgatctaaggtaAATTGCAAGTTTGAGTCCTGGCAAGaccattatgttgtgtccttgggcaaggcactttatctccattgcctctcttcaccccaggtgtataaatggggacctgtgagataaaactgtcagtTGGGAGCTGTTTAGCTGCTGTCATGTTATGTTCGACAGGTTATctttgaccagggtaatattgtgatgcgccttgagcactgTTATCCGTGGATATGTCTGCaatttataaatcctcaatattattaatattattattattatctagcGAAAAAACACTGTGTAAAGTGGCCATGTTATTGCAAAAATTAAGAAAGATGAATATTGTCTTCCCACAAAGGAGATGGGGTACCCCATTAACTGTTTTAGGCACTCCCCTGGGGCATGACACCTTGTCCTCCATTCTTTAGGCAAAATAAGGTAACCCAAAATGAAACTACAAATGCCAAATTAATCAGCTAGTATCATCAGAACTTGATGATTTGATTTAGACTGATACATACTTGTCCAGCAAACCATGCAGCAGCCAGAAATCCACCTTGAAATCTTGACATCTTCACAGAAGGAAGGATCACAGGAAGAAGTGTCAGATACCACAAGAAATACTATGAacgaataaaaaaggaaaaagtatTCTGTCAAGAAGCAAAATCTGTCACGAAACTTACTAAGCCTGGTAATTGACAGTGTGGTGTAGCAATACGAAAAAGGTGTTCAGGAATGTGGAGCcagaatttttttctgaacTTCCGTCCCATTTGATATTGAATGCTTAACCCAAGTGCATGTCCCCTTTCAATTGATCAAAGCCATTTTGGGATCACGAGACAGTTTGTCgctaaaataaacagcaaactaCTGTTGCAAATTGATGGAAAATGATTTGCAATTGATTCTACAATATAAACGGATTTCCGTTAACACATGACAGGACTAATTGTCTTTTGGAGcaacccaggtgtataaatggggacctgtgagattaaaactgtcagctgggcgcggtttagctgctgccatgtggagggattgtctctatgtttgacaggttatcgttgaccagggtaatattgtaaagcgctttgagcctTTGGGAGAGGCGctttataaaaatatgaaagtatTATTATATTAGTGACATACTATAAAATCACAGCAGTTGTCAGTCCCTATGGTTTAAGTCCATTTTGTTTGATGTTTCATtccaaataataacaaatacatTGATATCTTGAAAACTCACTATTTGTATTTTGCATCTTAAAATAATGAGTACTAATGAGTCTAAGCGACATGTTCCTCTCAATCCAACAGAATCATTCATTACTTACTAATACGTAATGTGGATTCGCTGGGTAAGTTTATGAGGGATGGGCAACATCATTTTGTCTATTACAACCTTCCtttgaaaatgatcaaattaCTTCAAACAGTTACTTTAACATAACCAACTGCCTTTTTTTTTGCAGGGACCGTCTTTTCAAAGTTTAATAGAACCAGGGCGGCATGCAGAAGGGTTGCAGAATCCTGTGACCCCAATGTCAGTTTGGAATAATTAATTCCAATCATCTTTCCTTTACTTACTCAaaacatcattatcatcgcACCAGGTATTTCAGTAACCTATCAAAGCAATCCAAAGAATTTTGTTAACACGTTAACATGCTTACCTGCGAGGTACAAACTTTGTTGAAAGATACAAAGACAAATGTTTGCAGGAACCAACAAAATGGAAGGTCCTCGTAATACTTCATTGCCATGACAACGAGTAAAATTGCCTGGGGGATGAAAACCACCAAACTAAGAAATTTCTGCAACTGTGTCCAAGCTGACGTCAGATAAAGCAAGTAGAAAAATGGAGAGAAGTTATGTCTCGTGTCACTTCTGGTCAAATGGTGAAGATAAGTCTCCTGAAGAAATTCCCAGCCGTAACTGTGCAAATGGTAAAAAGAAAAcgtgagacaaaaaaaaattaaattgcaaGTTAAAAAGCAGCATTTTGAGTAGATTGgtcaactttcatttcaaaataatatagAATTTTTTTCTGCCTTTGCATGTGGTTTACAGGAATGGGAAGGGAATGAGTACAGGTATTTACACTGAGGGAAAGCATTGCATCAATGGGAAATAGAAGTGAAATCCCTAATCACTACTTGCAAACTGGAATCTTTGGTCACATCGATGGGTAAATAAATTGCTCCAGACGGTTCCattactaccccccccccccccctcagaacTGATATTAAATTATTCACTTTGACTTACCAATAATAAAATCCAACTGTCAGGAATGAAAAGGTGGTCAGAGAAATCAAAAAGAACTTAATCCTTTCCACATTTGGTCGGAATAGTTTAAGGATGTCTTGCAACGCTTTCCACGTGGTCCTGTTGATAGTAGCGTCTTGGTTTTGAGTTTCACCAGTGTGTCCTCTTATTGATAAGTACATTGGGAGGGCATAGGTGATAGGATAGATTTTAAAATGGACTGATATAGCCCAGACTATTGCACTCAATGCGTATTTCCCTGATACGAATAGGTCCAGAGTTGCAAGCACTAGAAATGACATTATCGACTCAGCATTCCCACGACTGGACACGACTAGAGTCAAGGGATTGAAGAGCCATAAAACAAGTGAACCTGCGATCAAATATTTATTCAAAGTGAGTCTGCTTATAATACGATATATAAAAAATCCTGCTAAGAGATCAAAGCAACAGAACAGAAGTTTCCCAAATGTAGAATGTAACCAAATGTTCGGTGTAAGTAACCAGGCCAGCAGGGGTGTGTAGCGATAAGTCGCCCTCTCGTATGGTGAATGACCCTGtaatgaaaatgcaaaaaaatttgACAAAGCAAGAGAGACTAATATGATGCTGTTTATAAGTATATCAATTTCATCAAGGAATCATTTACGTTAATTTGAACAATAGGATGAATGCTTTCTATTGTATTCTGGTAGCTCACAAACGTTTAATAATTGAGATACTGATATATGAGTTAAGGCATTTACATGTTTAAACATATGCAATGACTGATTTATACAGTTTACAATTACCTCAGTGTAAAATATTATCAAGTAAATTGAAATTAGTTTCCAGTAGTACTGCTATCTATGTGAGTAGTAACAATACTAAGTCAGTGTATCATATAACTGTTCTCATGCAATCACAGGGAGTATTGCTGCAGCTGTATTAGCACAAAGAATCTCAATTTCAACAAACTTTATAAatatactgtgtatatacaAAGTAAAGCTGGTTTAAATACTCCATCAATCGAATCACTCGAGATGCTTACAAGAAGGGATAACCCATTGCAGTCTTCAAATGCAAAGCATTAGGCTACTCATGACTGTTACAGTACATGTTTAACTTTAAGCCCCGGTGAAGTAGGCAGGGCCTCAAAGCTTTACATCCCAAGTAACAAACAGCTGTTGACAAGAGACTACTGTACTTAAATACCAAGCAGTGTAACATGATTTCCAGTCTCTCAGAATTGAAATCAATTATTTCAACCATTATGAACAACTCAATGATTCATCTAGCTACCATGGAAATTTGTGAGTTAGACAATTAGCTGTTCAAACTGGCTGCATCCACCATATGTATGCAATATGTTATGGGGGTATAAACTTAGTTGAAATTGTACCACTTTTGAGAACAAAAGGTGGCGCAACATCGATAATCTCAAAGCAGCATATAAGTAATGAATTTTATACAAAGATATTAACATTCTTAACAAAGGTTCGGTTCTGTCAGCATCGTAGCAGTGTAAAGCAATGACAGTCATAACCAATATTTCactttgaaaaataatttaaacttttaaacatAAAGGtagaaataatttatttttatcacTGTATGCGTTTGGATGTGTACGTTGCATTAAAAGTACTTAGTTGGTTGTAATATGACATACTGTACCTCCCATGCATATCTAGCAGCATCTGTGAACACGCTGTAATCAATGTCCGTGTACTTAACAAGCATCACCCTATCCTGCCATTCTCCATAAACAATGAGGGTAAGACGAGTAAGCAATGCCAGACCCAGTAGAACAGGTAGGGAGGTAATGGGAGGTAACATGGTCAAATATTCTGCTTGGGTCGATTTACTGTTCTTGCAATTTCATACTTCAGACCTGAAATGGAAACATGAATTTTTATGAGAATTATTGACTGCATGGTCAATAAAGGAATGGAGGAATTTGCTGAAATTTGCAGCAATTTTGGGTGGACATCTTTAAATGGTATTTTCCAAATCTATACACTCTCTAATAATGTGGAACTATCTCGTATAATAAGAAAGAACAGACTTTTAACGATTAGGAAAATTAACGAAAGAAACTCACAATTGATTGATTCTACcacaaaataattttgaattgGTACTTTGGAAATCTACACACTTTCTAACATTGAATTAAACGAGAGGGAATAAAGGGAGAAATATACCCTAGAATATTCTGCTGATAGAATACCATTTAGCAGAACGCTCTTCGACAGAAGCAACACGAATGCTTGAAAACATTGCTTTCAACCTTTCAACCTTAACAATCGATTTAATTGTCACCCGTGGCATtcgccattttttttaaatttccacaGTTCCCACTTGTTTTCGTGACGTAGGGCGAGCCACATATCGCATTTCAACACATACATTTCCTACGCGCCATTCACAATAACTATAAAGTCAATATGTAATCAAATTTTTCTTCAGTAACACTTTCTGGGCTTGGGAactttggaaaaaaaagagaacatgGATGCAATTTGACTTGACTGCTTTCAAATCTAGCCTGAATACACAGTGAAGGAACTGAGACAAAGAGACCAAGAGCTTGCTAAATAGATTGCATCTGTGGCAGTTACTACGTGATGCTAGTATACTGCCAACACTAGTAGCAGTTCTGCGACAGAGGGGCAAGCCTGGTGCTTTTGTACGTTCTCTTTTCTCTGGAAACCTTTTCGCATCAGGACTAACATAATATAATTTTCCATTCCCTGTTCCTTCTTCCCCTCTCCTGTTTACACAACCAAATGCTTGGCACTCCGGTATTTTGCACCAACTTTCGAACAATCTCCACGAGCAAGTGTACAATTCATATCCAGATAGGGGAATTGTTTAACTTACAATGTGCACGGCACGCTGACATCATTTTTGAAACGCACTTGTAACATAATGCCATGGCCTCCAACACAGTAGGTTTAGGGGCAATAAGTCAAAATACTTAACTTTGGCCCTATGGCCGTCaaaaacatactgtatgtgcTTAATGCTGATGCTTCCTGCGTACGTTGTGTTAAGTACTTGACCTATTGATATCTATGTTCTCTGAACTTAGGCTACCATTACCTTgtcctaacttaggcctagcctagttaGTTTGCTCTGCAAGTTACAACTTTAGGTctattttcatttgcaaataGGCTAGTTAACAGCAACTGTCTCATCACCGCCGTGTAAAGCATACTCACAGACAGAGAGCTACCC contains the following coding sequences:
- the LOC139965335 gene encoding GPI mannosyltransferase 1-like is translated as MLPPITSLPVLLGLALLTRLTLIVYGEWQDRVMLVKYTDIDYSVFTDAARYAWEGHSPYERATYRYTPLLAWLLTPNIWLHSTFGKLLFCCFDLLAGFFIYRIISRLTLNKYLIAGSLVLWLFNPLTLVVSSRGNAESIMSFLVLATLDLFVSGKYALSAIVWAISVHFKIYPITYALPMYLSIRGHTGETQNQDATINRTTWKALQDILKLFRPNVERIKFFLISLTTFSFLTVGFYYCYGWEFLQETYLHHLTRSDTRHNFSPFFYLLYLTSAWTQLQKFLSLVVFIPQAILLVVMAMKYYEDLPFCWFLQTFVFVSFNKVCTSQYFLWYLTLLPVILPSVKMSRFQGGFLAAAWFAGQAIWLYFAYLLEFQGQNTFLHIWLASLLFFGINCLILRAVIRNHSPPSSSMKKLD